The following coding sequences lie in one Primulina huaijiensis isolate GDHJ02 chromosome 2, ASM1229523v2, whole genome shotgun sequence genomic window:
- the LOC140967842 gene encoding 18.1 kDa class I heat shock protein-like yields MALIPRFFRRRSIDAFDPFSLDIWDPFEVFPFSSHSRQLSDNLRSNFPSESSSFSGAMIDWKETPTAHVFKADVPGLRKEEVKVELEDDRLLHIRGERKREMEEKGDTWHRVERSSGTFMRRFRLPENAKVDEMKASMADGVLTVTVPKVDDAKKADVKSIEISG; encoded by the coding sequence ATGGCGTTGATTCCACGCTTCTTCCGCCGCCGATCCATCGACGCTTTCGATCCTTTCTCTCTTGACATATGGGACCCATTCGAGGTCTTCCCTTTCAGTTCCCACTCCCGGCAACTCTCCGACAATTTGCGTTCCAATTTCCCATCCGAGAGCTCCTCTTTTTCCGGAGCAATGATCGACTGGAAGGAGACCCCTACAGCCCATGTGTTCAAGGCTGACGTTCCCGGGCTGAGGAAGGAGGAGGTGAAGGTGGAGCTGGAGGATGACCGGCTTCTGCACATCAGAGGCGAGAGGAAGAGGGAGATGGAGGAGAAAGGGGATACATGGCACAGGGTCGAGCGCAGCAGCGGCACCTTCATGCGGCGTTTCAGGCTGCCGGAGAACGCTAAGGTGGATGAGATGAAGGCGAGTATGGCGGATGGGGTTCTGACTGTGACTGTTCCGAAGGTGGATGATGCCAAGAAGGCCGATGTGAAATCAATTGAGATTTCTGGTTGA